TACAGAGAAGGAAATGTTGTCTTTATTTGCAGGCTTTCTAAAAACACGGGTCCCAGATTTTGAGAAATCGATTAATCAAATGAGTGCCCAGTTAATGAAAAAAGTTAATAAGGTTATTTTCTCAAATAATGAATCTGTAACAGCACTGATGACCAGATCCGAAGCGGAGACAGGTGAGAAGTCAGAGTTATCCGCTGAAGAACTGATGGCATTCGTTCAGGATGAACAGTATGAGATTGTCATGCACAGAAATTTCAGTCTTGGCATGATGGTTGAGTTGAGTGCAGAATCAGCAAAATACTTTAGACAAATGGATTGGCTACTATTTCACGCTCCTGACAAGACATCCTTCAGGGAAAAGAAGTGGGGTCAACACTTTACTTTATATTCTTGGTGAGAATTGACCCCGGGACGATGAGGGGAACATCCTATATTCCCCCATACAGGGATGACGATTATCAATCCGTGGAAAGAAGTATAATATAAGCTCAACGGGTTGGGAGATGGCGGTATTGATTAAGACCCCCTGCCCTTTTTGACTTCAGGAG
This genomic interval from Deltaproteobacteria bacterium contains the following:
- a CDS encoding DUF4238 domain-containing protein is translated as MTAPTRHHYLPQFYLERFCRDGVLWVFDRDLKEFRRQTPNNTAVERHYYTIIDDVGNRDTTMESLLSQIEGETKPVIDKIDNGEEISDTEKEMLSLFAGFLKTRVPDFEKSINQMSAQLMKKVNKVIFSNNESVTALMTRSEAETGEKSELSAEELMAFVQDEQYEIVMHRNFSLGMMVELSAESAKYFRQMDWLLFHAPDKTSFREKKWGQHFTLYSW